Proteins from one Bacteroidota bacterium genomic window:
- a CDS encoding alpha/beta hydrolase, whose product PLTKIADVIIPGQRGFQTSGNTSCDPMPEMPLADHLNSAKREAAVQASLAACRQKLEAAGVNLQGLNVEEMAADVNDIASSLGYRSIQLIGQSFGTHWGLSIIRQYPDLVARATLSALEGPDHTYDMPAGVAGALKRIAATAEASPVLAPLIPEEGLIAAYQALIDEADKNPVMVTYENEDTGEQLPVTLDGDAFRELARGYSRGTNWRYLMPIWPLDILNMLDGNLEGAARRYVRVKSFPYLQDAAYYQVDCASGISNARQQQLGTDTGMALVGNLHAHLESVCKAWDADLGPDFRQPFESDVPALLVHGDWDTSTPIENAETVRTFFTNHRFVQVEGGSHGAYREATEDVEGFEALIHHWMATGDYTAIPEKVSLPPLNWRTPD is encoded by the coding sequence AATTCGGCAAAACGAGAAGCAGCCGTTCAAGCCAGCCTGGCTGCTTGCCGGCAAAAGCTTGAGGCAGCCGGCGTCAACCTGCAAGGTTTGAATGTTGAAGAAATGGCTGCAGATGTTAATGATATCGCTAGCAGTCTTGGCTACCGCTCCATCCAACTGATTGGTCAAAGCTTTGGGACCCACTGGGGGCTCAGCATTATTCGGCAATATCCGGATCTGGTTGCGCGGGCTACGTTAAGCGCACTCGAAGGCCCGGATCACACGTACGACATGCCAGCTGGCGTAGCTGGCGCGCTCAAAAGGATAGCTGCAACTGCCGAAGCTTCTCCGGTTCTTGCACCACTCATACCAGAAGAAGGGTTAATTGCAGCATACCAGGCACTGATCGACGAGGCGGACAAAAATCCGGTTATGGTCACGTATGAAAATGAAGACACCGGCGAACAACTTCCCGTAACGCTTGACGGCGACGCATTCAGAGAACTGGCACGCGGCTATTCACGCGGCACCAACTGGCGGTATCTCATGCCCATCTGGCCGCTTGATATTTTGAACATGTTAGATGGCAACTTAGAAGGCGCAGCCCGTCGGTATGTCCGGGTGAAGTCCTTTCCTTACCTCCAGGATGCCGCATACTATCAGGTCGATTGTGCGTCTGGTATCAGCAATGCGCGGCAGCAGCAATTAGGTACTGACACAGGCATGGCGCTGGTGGGCAACTTGCACGCGCATCTGGAGAGCGTGTGTAAAGCATGGGATGCAGACCTGGGCCCAGATTTTCGACAACCGTTTGAGAGTGATGTGCCGGCGCTGCTGGTACATGGAGACTGGGATACGTCTACCCCAATAGAAAACGCAGAGACCGTCCGCACCTTTTTCACGAACCACCGTTTTGTGCAGGTCGAAGGCGGCTCACATGGTGCCTACCGCGAAGCTACCGAAGATGTTGAAGGCTTTGAAGCACTTATCCATCACTGGATGGCTACAGGAGACTATACCGCGATACCCGAAAAAGTGAGCCTCCCACCACTCAATTGGAGAACGCCCGATTAA